CGCTGGCCCAGAACGTTCATCTACCTGCCGTTCGAGCACAGCGAGGAACTGGTCGACCAGGAGCGTGCGCTGGTGCTGTACGGCAGCCTCGGTGTCGAGGACTCCATGCGCTCGGCGGTCGGGCACCACGCCGCCATCAAGCGCTTCGGCCGCTTCCCCCATCGCAACGCCGTCCTGGGACGCCCCAACACTCCCGAAGAGGACGAGTATCTCAAGGACCCGCCCCTGTGGGGCAAGACCGCGGCCGAGGCCGCGGCGTTGGAAGCGCGCAAGGCGGCGGCCGCCGAGGGGGGAGGTTAGCCGGCCGGAGGCAGCGCGGCCCGGCGGATTGTTGTGCGAATGAACCGGACAGGCCATTAGTGTGGTGTCTGGTTAATTCGCATATTTATTATGCGAATGAACCAGACACCACACTAGGGAGGGAAGCATGTACTACGACTGGATGGAGAGTCCCTTGGGAGATCTCCTGATCGTTGCGGACGAGTCCGCGCTCAGGATGATCCGCTTCTCCCGGGGACGGCATCCCGGCAACGTGGAGGACGGCTGGCATCAGGGCGGGTTGGTGGTGGCGGAGGCGCGGCGCCAACTCGACGAATACTTCGCGGGAGGCCGCAAGCACTTCGACCTGCCGGTGGCGCCCGCGGGCACGCCGTTTCAATTGCGCGCGTGGCGCGCACTGCAAGACATCCCTTACGGTGAAACCCGTTCCTACGGCGAGCAGGCCCGCGCCCTGGGGCGGCCGGCGGCGGTGCGCGCGGTGGGCGCGGCCAACGGGCACAACCCGATTCCCATCGTCATCCCGTGCCATCGGGTCATCGGCGGAGACGGGCGGTTGACCGGGTACGCCGGCGGTCTCGACATCAAGAAGCACCTGCTGGACCTGGAACGGCGTCACGTCGTCGACCACACGCGTGAAGTGCCCGCGGGTCCGGGGGCCGGTGCGACCGCGGACCTGTTCGGCCGGGAAACGGAGCAGCGGCATGCGGCTCCTTGATCGGGTTGCCCTGGTCACGGGCGCGGCCACGGGCCTGGGACGGGCCTACGCGGTGCGGCTTGCCGCGGAGGGCGCCCACGTGTGCGCCACCGACGTGAACCTCGCCGGGGTGGAAGGGACCGCGCGGCTGGTGGCGGCCGAGGGGCGCAAGTCCCTGGCGGTGGAGATGGACGTGACCTCGGAGCAGCAGACACGGGACGGCGCGAAGAAGGCCTTCGACCACTTCGGCAGCATCGACATCCTGGTGAACAACGCGGGCATCGTGCGCAACACCCCGCGGGTGCCCATCGAGGAGGCCGACGTGGCGGACTGGCACCGCATCATCGCGGTCAACCTCACCGGAACGTACCTGGCGGCCCGGGCCGTGGTGCCCTACATGAAGCGCTCGCCCAAGGGGAAGATCATCAACATCAGCTCGGGAGTGGCGCTCCATGGCCGCACACTGAGCCACGAGTACGTCTCGTCCAAGATGGGAGTCATCGGGCTCACCCGCGCGCTGGCCACCGACCTCGGCCGCTTCAACATCAACGTGAACGCCGTCGCTCCGGGCGGGGTCGACACTTCGCAGGCGCGGGAAGCGCCGGAAACGCCCTCGGAGCACATGCTGCGTCAGCGCAGCGTCGAGCGCCATCTCTTTCCCAGCGACCTCGACGGGGTCGTGGCCTTTCTCGCCTCCGACGACAGCGACATGATCACCGGCCAGGTGATCAACGTGGACGGCGGCCGCGTGTTCATCGCGTAAGCCCGTGTCGCGGCGCCGGCGCGTTGCCGTTTCCCCACGGAGGCGGAGCGGACGCGTGTTTTGGAGGGGTGTCCCGGGCCGTCCGACCCGGGACACGGAGTGGATTCCTACCCGGGGTACGTGGCCTTGGCCTGCCGGCCGTGGCCCTTCTTTCCCACCACCTTGCCGTCGCGGTACACGGTGGCGCCGCGCACGAACGTGCGTACCGGCCAGCCCTTCAGCGTACGCCCGGCGTAGGGGCTCCAGCCGATGAGGCTGAGCACGTCCTCGTCGCGGATTTCCTTTTCGGCGGTCAGGTCCACCAGCACCAGGTCGGCGTCGTAGCCCACCTCGATGCGGCCCTTGTTGTGCACCCCGAAGATGCGCGCGGATCCCGTGGACGTGGCCTCGACCATGCGCTCCAGCGAGATCTTGCCCTTGGAGGCGGCGTCCATGAGCAGGCTCATGTAGTACTGCGTGGACGGCGTGCCGGTGTGGGCCTTCCAGCCGTCCTCCCAGCCGACTTCCTTCTCCTCGCGCGTGTGCGGCGCGTGGTCGGTGGCGACGATGTCGATGGTGCCGTCGCACAGGCCGCCCCATAGGGCGGGTGAGTTCTTCTCCGGCACCCAGTAGGAAAGGGCGTAGGAGCCCAGACGCTCGATCTCGCTCCAGTCCGGCCCCAGGAACAGCGCCCAGGGGTTGATCTCGGCGGTTACTCGCTGGCCGGCGGCCTTGGCCCGGCGGATCATGTCCACGCTGCCCTCGGTCTGGATGTGCAGCAGGTGCAGGTGCACGCCGGTGGCCGCCTGCAGGCGGATGAGGAACTGGATGGCGGTTTCCCAGATGACGCCGTCGTAGTCGGCATAGGCCTTGGCGTAGGCCAGACAGTCGTGCTCGCCCCGGTCCCAGTACTTTTTCTCGACGTAGTCCATGAGGGGCTGGTCGTGGGGGTGCACCATGAGCGGCACGTTGGCCGCGGCGCATGCCTCCATGATCTCCATCAGCTTGCCGTGGTCGTGCACGCCGATGCCCGGCATGTGCGGGTAGTCCCGCCCCGTGTCCACCACCATGAACACCTTGAAGGCGGCGATGCCGTGCTGCGCCAGCTTGGGGATCTCTTCCGGGATGGTGCCGGCCGGGTTGACGTTGAAGTCGATGAAGGATTCACGCTCGTACACGCTGAACAGTTGCTCCAGGCGCGGTACCGTGTTGGGCGGCGGCGTCACGTTGGGCATGGCCACCGACGTGGTAACCCCGCCGGCGGCGCACTGCATGGTGGCCGTCTGGACGTTCTCCTTGTAGTCGTAGCCGCCGGGCTCGCCGCCCTCGCGGTGGTGCGAGTGCATGTCCACCGCGCCCGGGATGAGCGCCAGGTTGGTGGCGTCCACCACCTCGGCGGCCTCGGGCGTGGCGCCGGGCGCATAGATCCCGGCGATGGAGCCGTTCTGGATGCCCACCGAACCCTTGTAACGGTGATCGGCGGTGATGATGTCGGCGTTGGAAATAAGCACGTCCAGCATGGAAGTTCTCCTTGTGGGGAGTGGCGTGCGCGATAGGTACGCCGCGCCCGCCACGCTTTATTATTGCTTCAGCAACCGCGACAGCGTCGCGTAGTCGCGTGACACCGGAAATGCCGGATACCGTTTGACGATGGCCTCCGGCGGGTTGAACAGCACGCCGCGGTCGGCGGTGCGCAGCATGCTCAGGTCGTTGTAGGAGTCCCCCGCCGCCACCACGCGAAAGCCGATCTGCTTGAACGCTCGCACGGCTTTGCGCTTGCCGTCCTTCTGGCGGAGGATGTAGTTTGCGATGTACCCCGACCGGCTCACCGTGAGCCAGTTGCACAGCAGCGTCGGGTTGCCGAGCTTGCGGATGAGCGGCATGGCGAACTCGTAGAAGGTGTCCGACAGCAGCACCACCTGGAAGTCTTGGTACAGGTCGTCGAGGAAGTCCCTGGCCCCGGGCAGCGGCTCCATGCCGGCGATGACGCCCTGGATGTCCGCCAGCCGGATGCGTTTCTTCCGCAGCACCTTCAGGCGGTGCTGCATGAGCTGGTCGTAGTCGGAGATGTCGCGCGTGGTGAGCCGCAGGTCGTCGTTGTGGAAATGCTCGGCGACCGCGATCCAGATTTCCGGCAGGAGGACGCCCTCCAGGTCCAAACAGCAGATTTGCATGGTGTCGCTACGTCCCGGTTGAATTCCGAGCACCCGCGAGGGCGTCGGGACTGGGGGTGGGCCGGCGGAGTGTCGCAGGCCCGAGATCGGAAGGGTAGCACAACGCCCAACGGTAACAAAACCGCGCGGCGGACCCTCCTTGACAGCTTTGCGAACCCCGTGTCAATGAGAACTCTCGTCGAACCCATCGAAACTGAACAAGAACACAAACCCAACAGGAGGAACACGATGAGCATCCACACTGCAACGGTGGACATCTCCGCCGACGACGGCAAGTCCATGGGCCTCTACGTGGCCGCGCCCGACGGCGACGGCAGGAAGCCGGCGCTGCTGGTGATCATGGAGATCTTCGGCGTCAACGCGCACATGAAGGAAGTGACCGAACGCTTCGCCAACGAGGGCTACGTGGCCGTATCGCCGGACCTCTACTATCGCCTGGACGAGCGCGTCATCCCCAACACCGACCGTGACGCCGCCTTCGCCGCCCGCGGCACGCTCTACGACACCAAGGTTGTCGAGGACCTGAACCGCGCCATCGCCTACGCCAAGGGACGGGACGACGTGGACCCGGACCGGGTGGGCATCATCGGCTATTGCTTCGGCGGCCGGGTGTCGTGGATGGCGGCGTGCAACTGCGCCGGGCTTTCGTGCAGCAGCCTGTACTACGGCGGCCAGATCGCCGGCGGCCAGCGCGGCGAGAAGAGCCCGGTGGAGCCGGTGACCCAGGGGAACAACATCAAGATCCCGATGCAGTGCGTCTGGGGCGGGCAGGACCAGGGCATCCCGCAGGAGGCTCGCGACGCCATCGAGTCGACCCTCAAGGCCAACAACGTGGACTACGAGTGGCACCTGTACGAGGACGCGGGCCACGCGTTCTTCTGCGACGACCGCCCGAGCTACCACGAGGCGTCCGCCAAGGACGTGTGGCCCAAGACGCTGGCGTTCCTGGGCCGGCACCTGAAGGCGTAGGGCACCGACATTCAAAGGAGACATCCGATGGCAACGAAGGAATACAAGACCGTGTTGGTGGAGAAAGAGGACGGCATGACCTGGGTGATCCTCAACCGTCCCGAAAAGCGCAACGCCATGAACCCGCAACTCCACTTCGACATGTACGAC
Above is a genomic segment from Deltaproteobacteria bacterium containing:
- a CDS encoding methylated-DNA--[protein]-cysteine S-methyltransferase — protein: MYYDWMESPLGDLLIVADESALRMIRFSRGRHPGNVEDGWHQGGLVVAEARRQLDEYFAGGRKHFDLPVAPAGTPFQLRAWRALQDIPYGETRSYGEQARALGRPAAVRAVGAANGHNPIPIVIPCHRVIGGDGRLTGYAGGLDIKKHLLDLERRHVVDHTREVPAGPGAGATADLFGRETEQRHAAP
- a CDS encoding glucose 1-dehydrogenase, with product MRLLDRVALVTGAATGLGRAYAVRLAAEGAHVCATDVNLAGVEGTARLVAAEGRKSLAVEMDVTSEQQTRDGAKKAFDHFGSIDILVNNAGIVRNTPRVPIEEADVADWHRIIAVNLTGTYLAARAVVPYMKRSPKGKIINISSGVALHGRTLSHEYVSSKMGVIGLTRALATDLGRFNINVNAVAPGGVDTSQAREAPETPSEHMLRQRSVERHLFPSDLDGVVAFLASDDSDMITGQVINVDGGRVFIA
- a CDS encoding dihydroorotase family protein codes for the protein MLDVLISNADIITADHRYKGSVGIQNGSIAGIYAPGATPEAAEVVDATNLALIPGAVDMHSHHREGGEPGGYDYKENVQTATMQCAAGGVTTSVAMPNVTPPPNTVPRLEQLFSVYERESFIDFNVNPAGTIPEEIPKLAQHGIAAFKVFMVVDTGRDYPHMPGIGVHDHGKLMEIMEACAAANVPLMVHPHDQPLMDYVEKKYWDRGEHDCLAYAKAYADYDGVIWETAIQFLIRLQAATGVHLHLLHIQTEGSVDMIRRAKAAGQRVTAEINPWALFLGPDWSEIERLGSYALSYWVPEKNSPALWGGLCDGTIDIVATDHAPHTREEKEVGWEDGWKAHTGTPSTQYYMSLLMDAASKGKISLERMVEATSTGSARIFGVHNKGRIEVGYDADLVLVDLTAEKEIRDEDVLSLIGWSPYAGRTLKGWPVRTFVRGATVYRDGKVVGKKGHGRQAKATYPG
- the thrH gene encoding bifunctional phosphoserine phosphatase/homoserine phosphotransferase ThrH; amino-acid sequence: MQICCLDLEGVLLPEIWIAVAEHFHNDDLRLTTRDISDYDQLMQHRLKVLRKKRIRLADIQGVIAGMEPLPGARDFLDDLYQDFQVVLLSDTFYEFAMPLIRKLGNPTLLCNWLTVSRSGYIANYILRQKDGKRKAVRAFKQIGFRVVAAGDSYNDLSMLRTADRGVLFNPPEAIVKRYPAFPVSRDYATLSRLLKQ
- a CDS encoding dienelactone hydrolase family protein; amino-acid sequence: MSIHTATVDISADDGKSMGLYVAAPDGDGRKPALLVIMEIFGVNAHMKEVTERFANEGYVAVSPDLYYRLDERVIPNTDRDAAFAARGTLYDTKVVEDLNRAIAYAKGRDDVDPDRVGIIGYCFGGRVSWMAACNCAGLSCSSLYYGGQIAGGQRGEKSPVEPVTQGNNIKIPMQCVWGGQDQGIPQEARDAIESTLKANNVDYEWHLYEDAGHAFFCDDRPSYHEASAKDVWPKTLAFLGRHLKA